GTTCGGGGAGGCCGCCCGCGACCTCGCCCGCGACGTGGTGGCGTCCGGCTTCGAGCCCGACGTGGTGGTGGCGGTCGCCCGCGGCGGGCTGCTGCCGGCCGGCGCCCTGGCGTACGCGCTCGGGCTGAAGGCCTGCGGCACCCTCAACGTGGAGTTCTACACGGGCATCGACACCCGGCTGCCCGACCCGGTGGTGCTGCCGCCGCTGCTGGACACCGAGGCGCTGGCCGGTCGCCGCGCGCTGGTCGTCGACGACGTGGCCGACACAGGGGAGACCCTCGCGCTCGTGCAGCGGCTCGTGTCGCAGCACTGCGCCGAGGCCCGCTCGGCCGTGCTCTACGCGAAGCCGCACTCCATCGTGGACCCGGACTTCGTGTGGCGGCGGACGGCGCAGTGGATCACGTTCCCGTGGTCCGCGCTGCCGCCGGTCGCCCGCCCCGCGGTCTGACGCGGCCGGCGCGGTCGGCCGACCGGCCGGCTTCCGCACGCGGGCGGGACGTCGGGAGCGCGGTGCCGCGCGCCGGACGTTGGTCCCTGGACGGCCCGTGACCAGGGAAGACGCTCCACTGTGGCGTGCGTCACACAGGGCCGAACGGGTGTGCCGGCGGCCGAAGCCGGGGTGCCCTCGGGTGCGGTGGCTGTACCTTCCGGCCACCGGCGCGCATCGCGCATCCGCGTACGAGGGGGAGCTGTGCGTCGTCACACCGTTGTTGTGCCTGCCCTGCCGCACGGGACGACACGACGGGGGCGAAGCGCTTCCCCGGGACGGCGCACCGGCCTGACCGTGGTCGTCGTCGCGTCGCTGCTGGCGACCCTGGCCGTGGCGGCTCCGGGCACGGCAGCGGCCGCGCCGTCGGACGAGGACCGTCGCTCGGCGGGCGTCGCCTCCGCGCCCGCCGTCGAGCAGGCGGAGCCCCTGGCCGTCGAGACGCTCGCCCAGCCGGCGCCGCCCGCTCACGACCCGGTCGCGGCGGCGAGCACCGAGCCGGTCGCCTGGCCCGCGGAGAGCACGGCGACGATCGCGGTCGACCCGCCGGGCGCGACCGACGCGGACCCGTCCGCGGCCGTCACCGCCGAGACGCTGGTGCGGCTCGAGCAGTCCGGCACGGCGGAGTCCCCCGACGCGGTCCAGGTCCAGGTGGTCGACCACGACGCGGCCGAGGCGATCGGCGTGGACGGGGTGCTGCTCGCGCTCGAGCCGGTGAGCGGGGCCGAGGGCGCCGACGCCGGGCCTGACGGGACGCCGGCTCCGGCGGCGACCGCCGCGACCTCGGCGCCGTCACCGACCACCTCGCCGACCACCTCGCCCGCCGTCGTCGAGCAGACGGCGTCGGTCCGTCCGGCCGAGTCGGAGACCGAGGTCGCGGACGCCGGGGCGCCCGTCGTCGTCACGGTGAGCTACGCCCCCTTCGCGGACGCGTACGGCGGGGACTGGTCGGCGCGGCTGCGACTCGTCAGCCTGCCGGACTGCGCCCTCGACACGCCGTCGGACGCGCAGTGCCGCACGCAGACGGAGATCGAGTCGGTGAACGACCCCGTCGCGCAGACCGTGCGGGCCGCGGTGCCGCTCGCCGCTG
This is a stretch of genomic DNA from Cellulomonas sp. ES6. It encodes these proteins:
- a CDS encoding phosphoribosyltransferase, whose translation is MTTAEAAPGQDLPDEREILGWDQFGEAARDLARDVVASGFEPDVVVAVARGGLLPAGALAYALGLKACGTLNVEFYTGIDTRLPDPVVLPPLLDTEALAGRRALVVDDVADTGETLALVQRLVSQHCAEARSAVLYAKPHSIVDPDFVWRRTAQWITFPWSALPPVARPAV